A region from the Hippopotamus amphibius kiboko isolate mHipAmp2 chromosome 15, mHipAmp2.hap2, whole genome shotgun sequence genome encodes:
- the LOC130837002 gene encoding CD209 antigen-like protein 2 isoform X1 gives MAEMCDPKEPEEAEIRGGQRLAERHPGLLRSLRSSLACLTRDPLLPLLLFISLGFFTLQLTTLIQVSRIQFLQRDLKDQDHPKENSSLVNVAQEQMQSNLEEILQQLTWVNATLAGLCHPCPRNWELFQGSCYLFSWTQSDWNSAVSACQDVGAQMVIINSPEEQKFLKIWYVRNNKPSWIGLSDHHNEGSWKWVDNSPLQLSFWLKGEPNNHEDEDCTELHKDGWNDGKCSIQNSWICEKPSAPCPAL, from the exons atggCAGAGATGTGTGACCCCAAGGAGCCAG AGGAGGCGGAGATACGTGGGGGCCAGAGATTGGCTGAGAGACACCCTGGACTCCTACGCAGTTTGAGGAGCTCACTAG CGTGTCTGACCCGGGACCCTCTGCTTCCCCTGCTGCTCTTCATCTCACTGGGTTTCTTCACGCTCCAGCTGACCACGCTGATTCAAG TTTCCAGGATTCAGTTCCTGCAGAGAGATTTGAAGGACCAGGACCACCCCAAGGAGAACAGCAGCCTGG TTAATGTTGCACAGGAGCAGATGCAATCAAACCTGGAGGAGATCCTGCAGCAGCTGACATGGGTGAATGCCACCCTGG CTGGCCTGTGCCATCCTTGTCCTCGGAACTGGGAACTCTTCCAGGGAAGCTGCTACTTATTCTCCTGGACCCAGAGTGACTGGAACTCTGCCGTCTCTGCCTGTCAGGACGTTGGGGCCCAGATGGTGATCATCAACAGTCCTGAGGAGCAG aaATTCCTGAAGATTTGGTATGTCAGAAATAATAAACCCAGCTGGATTGGCCTCAGTGACCACCACAATGAGGGCTCTTGGAAATGGGTGGACAACAGCCCCCTCCAACTCAG CTTCTGGTTGAAAGGGGAACCCAACAACCACGAAGATGAGGACTGTACGGAATTGCACAAGGATGGCTGGAATGATGGCAAGTGTAGTATACAAAACTCCTGGATCTGTGAGAAGCCCTCGGCTCCATGCCCAGCCCTCTGA
- the LOC130837002 gene encoding CD209 antigen-like protein 2 isoform X2: protein MFYILKACLTRDPLLPLLLFISLGFFTLQLTTLIQVSRIQFLQRDLKDQDHPKENSSLVNVAQEQMQSNLEEILQQLTWVNATLAGLCHPCPRNWELFQGSCYLFSWTQSDWNSAVSACQDVGAQMVIINSPEEQKFLKIWYVRNNKPSWIGLSDHHNEGSWKWVDNSPLQLSFWLKGEPNNHEDEDCTELHKDGWNDGKCSIQNSWICEKPSAPCPAL from the exons CGTGTCTGACCCGGGACCCTCTGCTTCCCCTGCTGCTCTTCATCTCACTGGGTTTCTTCACGCTCCAGCTGACCACGCTGATTCAAG TTTCCAGGATTCAGTTCCTGCAGAGAGATTTGAAGGACCAGGACCACCCCAAGGAGAACAGCAGCCTGG TTAATGTTGCACAGGAGCAGATGCAATCAAACCTGGAGGAGATCCTGCAGCAGCTGACATGGGTGAATGCCACCCTGG CTGGCCTGTGCCATCCTTGTCCTCGGAACTGGGAACTCTTCCAGGGAAGCTGCTACTTATTCTCCTGGACCCAGAGTGACTGGAACTCTGCCGTCTCTGCCTGTCAGGACGTTGGGGCCCAGATGGTGATCATCAACAGTCCTGAGGAGCAG aaATTCCTGAAGATTTGGTATGTCAGAAATAATAAACCCAGCTGGATTGGCCTCAGTGACCACCACAATGAGGGCTCTTGGAAATGGGTGGACAACAGCCCCCTCCAACTCAG CTTCTGGTTGAAAGGGGAACCCAACAACCACGAAGATGAGGACTGTACGGAATTGCACAAGGATGGCTGGAATGATGGCAAGTGTAGTATACAAAACTCCTGGATCTGTGAGAAGCCCTCGGCTCCATGCCCAGCCCTCTGA